The Acidicapsa ligni genome has a window encoding:
- the coxB gene encoding cytochrome c oxidase subunit II gives MANTQHSIAVLFAPDVVHGPTSIFSPAGTPAHSIFGLSMLVLGVALCVFVIVGGLLAYAIIRYRHRRHDVKAGEEPAQIYGSNQIELSWTVIPVLIVAMLVLSSARVIYSTQQAAKPTAALDVIVIGHQFWWEYRYPKLGIVTANELHVPVSDPRHPTPTYLTLSSADTDHSFWIPRLAGKTDLIPNRVNIMWIDPPTAGLYLGQCAQFCGAQHAKMLLRVYADSPEEFSNWVKRQRDPVKEDPNTVEGEAVFQHNACISCHTVAGTVATGRFGPDLTHVASRDTIGSGAVLNTPANLRLFVDNPAHFKPGALMPPMHLNEHDLDAVTAYLLTLK, from the coding sequence ATGGCTAACACGCAGCATTCCATCGCGGTCTTGTTCGCACCGGATGTTGTTCATGGACCGACGAGCATATTCTCTCCAGCGGGAACTCCAGCGCACTCGATCTTCGGCCTATCAATGCTCGTGCTTGGTGTTGCACTCTGCGTGTTTGTGATCGTAGGAGGTCTACTTGCCTATGCGATCATCCGCTATCGTCACCGGCGGCATGACGTGAAAGCTGGAGAGGAGCCAGCTCAAATCTATGGCAGCAACCAGATTGAGCTTTCGTGGACGGTGATACCGGTCCTCATTGTGGCGATGCTTGTCTTATCGAGTGCAAGGGTAATTTATTCCACGCAGCAAGCCGCGAAACCCACTGCCGCATTAGATGTCATCGTAATTGGACATCAATTCTGGTGGGAATACCGCTATCCCAAACTCGGCATTGTGACTGCCAACGAGTTACATGTTCCTGTGAGTGATCCCAGGCATCCTACACCCACTTATCTGACCTTATCATCGGCAGATACAGATCACAGTTTCTGGATACCACGACTGGCCGGTAAGACGGATCTCATTCCCAACCGCGTCAACATTATGTGGATTGATCCTCCTACTGCAGGCTTGTACCTGGGGCAGTGTGCGCAGTTCTGTGGTGCGCAACACGCGAAGATGCTTCTCCGTGTGTACGCAGATTCGCCCGAGGAATTTTCTAACTGGGTTAAACGCCAGCGCGATCCCGTTAAGGAAGATCCCAATACAGTCGAAGGCGAAGCCGTGTTTCAACACAACGCATGCATAAGTTGCCATACAGTAGCGGGCACGGTGGCGACGGGTAGGTTTGGCCCCGACCTCACCCATGTCGCAAGCCGCGACACAATCGGCTCGGGAGCGGTTCTGAATACACCTGCCAACCTGAGGCTGTTCGTCGATAACCCCGCGCATTTCAAGCCGGGGGCACTTATGCCTCCGATGCACCTGAACGAACACGACCTTGATGCCGTGACTGCGTACCTCTTAACGCTCAAGTAA
- a CDS encoding RNA polymerase sigma factor: protein MTHTAFACEESHSNQVQLSSSLVCAAQSGSAVAFSELHSLYERRIYRTILSITQNKEDAEDAMQDAFLRAYLAIKGFEGRANFYSWLTRIAINSALMVLRKRRVRAAFILDLPYDSQEEEIPFDFKDTSPTPEQSYRNKQEHLRLTKAIERLGPRLRVVVEEHLRQDGSLREVARTLDLSEAAVKSRLYRARRRLALTSTRMPRFV, encoded by the coding sequence ATGACTCATACCGCCTTCGCATGTGAGGAATCGCATTCCAACCAGGTGCAACTAAGCTCAAGTTTGGTATGTGCAGCTCAATCTGGATCGGCCGTTGCTTTTTCAGAACTCCACAGTCTGTACGAACGGCGAATCTACAGGACAATTCTCTCCATCACTCAGAATAAAGAAGACGCGGAAGATGCGATGCAAGATGCATTCTTGAGAGCGTATCTGGCAATAAAGGGATTTGAAGGTAGAGCCAATTTTTACTCGTGGCTGACCAGAATCGCCATCAACTCCGCTCTTATGGTCTTACGCAAGCGCCGCGTCCGTGCTGCCTTTATCCTCGACCTTCCGTATGACTCTCAGGAAGAAGAGATTCCCTTCGACTTCAAAGATACCTCGCCTACTCCAGAACAGAGTTATCGCAATAAACAGGAACATCTCAGGCTTACGAAGGCGATTGAAAGGCTTGGCCCTCGACTACGCGTGGTCGTCGAGGAGCACTTGAGGCAGGATGGATCGTTGAGAGAGGTTGCACGCACGCTTGATCTCTCCGAAGCTGCTGTGAAATCCAGGCTATATCGTGCGCGCAGACGACTTGCCTTGACCAGCACACGTATGCCGCGCTTCGTGTAG
- a CDS encoding DoxX family protein: protein MTIQKITDWAQTDKLTILAVRLALGTGFLSAVVDRFGGWGSYGARQVSWGDFAHFVVYCGSVNGFLPKLLIAPTAWIATIAEILLGIALVLGFYTRWAAILSGLLLGAFALAMSFSLGIKAPLNYSVFTASAAAFLLANVCRTRESSDRKSLARTHLD, encoded by the coding sequence ATGACCATTCAGAAGATTACCGATTGGGCTCAGACTGACAAGCTCACGATACTGGCAGTACGCCTGGCTTTGGGAACAGGATTTCTCTCGGCTGTAGTCGATCGCTTTGGAGGTTGGGGTTCATACGGGGCGAGGCAGGTATCCTGGGGAGACTTTGCGCACTTTGTAGTCTACTGTGGATCGGTGAACGGTTTCCTTCCGAAGCTGCTCATAGCTCCAACGGCGTGGATTGCGACTATCGCCGAAATCCTTCTCGGTATCGCTCTTGTTCTTGGGTTTTATACCCGATGGGCGGCGATACTTAGCGGGCTTCTTCTGGGTGCTTTCGCACTGGCGATGTCATTCTCTTTGGGAATCAAGGCGCCTCTCAACTACTCAGTATTTACAGCCTCAGCGGCAGCCTTTCTTCTTGCAAATGTCTGCAGAACGCGCGAGTCATCGGATCGAAAAAGTTTAGCGCGAACCCATCTCGACTGA
- a CDS encoding NAD-dependent epimerase/dehydratase family protein, producing MKVFVAGASGAIGVPLITELIGSGHEVTGMTRSQDQAIKLSKLGAKVAIVDAFDAKAVADAIKIAQPEVVIDELTSLPKDPADYGSAFEGDRKLRLEGGTILHQAAMTAGVRRYIQQSSGYFLQTSGGLADEAADLTLDASPGIAGAARVYFEVEERLARSGNIEGVALRYGIFYGPNTWYSPDGAAADHARRQELPIIGEGDGVWSFIHIHDAATATVAAMTSPAGVYNIVDDDPSSVRDWLPAFARSVGAPPPPQFSVEEATKVAGEDAVYYGTKLRGASNAKARKILNFIPRRLEWFSEISPQSQEQASSLR from the coding sequence ATGAAGGTTTTTGTAGCGGGCGCGAGTGGCGCAATCGGAGTTCCACTCATTACAGAGTTGATAGGAAGTGGTCATGAAGTAACAGGAATGACCCGATCGCAAGATCAGGCAATCAAACTATCCAAACTTGGCGCCAAGGTCGCCATCGTCGATGCATTCGATGCAAAGGCTGTTGCAGATGCGATAAAAATCGCGCAGCCTGAAGTCGTCATCGACGAGTTAACTTCCCTGCCAAAGGATCCGGCAGACTACGGGAGCGCATTCGAAGGCGATCGTAAACTTCGACTGGAAGGTGGAACTATTCTTCACCAGGCAGCTATGACCGCTGGCGTTCGGCGATACATTCAACAATCCAGTGGCTACTTTCTCCAGACGTCCGGTGGCTTGGCGGATGAGGCTGCTGATCTGACGTTGGACGCAAGCCCCGGGATCGCAGGGGCAGCCAGAGTGTACTTTGAAGTAGAAGAACGACTCGCGCGATCGGGGAACATAGAAGGGGTTGCGCTTCGTTATGGCATTTTTTATGGCCCGAACACCTGGTACTCACCCGACGGTGCGGCGGCCGATCACGCCAGGCGCCAGGAACTACCTATAATCGGCGAGGGCGACGGAGTCTGGTCATTTATACATATTCACGATGCGGCAACCGCCACCGTCGCCGCCATGACGAGTCCGGCCGGAGTCTATAACATCGTTGACGACGATCCCTCCAGCGTGCGCGATTGGCTGCCTGCATTCGCACGAAGCGTAGGAGCTCCACCGCCTCCTCAGTTCAGTGTGGAAGAAGCAACTAAGGTGGCCGGAGAGGATGCGGTCTACTACGGTACGAAGTTGCGAGGCGCTTCCAATGCTAAAGCTCGGAAGATCTTGAACTTCATACCGCGACGTCTGGAATGGTTTTCTGAAATTTCACCGCAATCGCAAGAGCAGGCTTCTTCACTACGCTGA